The Deltaproteobacteria bacterium genome has a segment encoding these proteins:
- a CDS encoding ABC transporter permease subunit, which yields MRLSELAAVARLDLGEVLRSRWLWLCLLVYGGLAGAFVLVGLRESNVLGFTGIGRVLFSLSHALVLLLPLLALLATVQVVNRARDDGSLELFLSHPIGRGAFLAGVTAVRLVALVLPLVLVMVALGVAAGLRGQPVSWAFLGRAIAVCAALLVAYVGVGLAVSVVVRHPARAMTLVFLLWTASVALLDFAGISLLLQWRLPARAVFALAAANPVQAARLALLSAAEPSLATLGPVGFYLANRVGAAALLGLGLAWPLAVGAGAWWFGWARFRRGDLV from the coding sequence AGGTGCTGCGCTCGCGCTGGCTGTGGCTCTGCCTGCTGGTCTACGGCGGCCTGGCCGGGGCCTTCGTGCTCGTGGGCCTGCGCGAATCGAACGTGCTCGGCTTCACGGGGATCGGGCGGGTGCTCTTCTCGCTCAGCCACGCCCTCGTGCTCCTGCTTCCCCTGCTCGCACTGCTCGCGACGGTGCAGGTGGTGAACCGCGCCCGCGACGACGGCTCGCTCGAGCTCTTCCTCTCGCACCCGATCGGGCGGGGCGCCTTCCTGGCGGGGGTGACCGCGGTGCGCCTGGTGGCGCTCGTGCTGCCGCTGGTCCTGGTGATGGTCGCGCTCGGTGTCGCCGCGGGCCTGCGCGGGCAGCCGGTCTCGTGGGCGTTCCTCGGGCGCGCCATCGCCGTCTGCGCCGCGCTGCTCGTCGCCTACGTCGGCGTGGGCCTCGCGGTGTCGGTGGTGGTGCGCCACCCGGCCCGCGCGATGACGCTCGTGTTCCTGCTCTGGACGGCGAGCGTTGCGCTGCTCGACTTCGCGGGCATCTCGCTCCTGCTCCAGTGGCGCCTGCCGGCGCGCGCGGTCTTCGCGCTCGCCGCGGCGAACCCGGTGCAGGCAGCGCGGCTCGCGCTGCTCTCGGCCGCCGAACCGAGCCTCGCGACGCTCGGGCCGGTGGGCTTCTACCTGGCGAACCGGGTGGGCGCCGCGGCGCTCCTCGGATTGGGTCTCGCCTGGCCGCTCGCGGTGGGCGCGGGCGCCTGGTGGTTCGGCTGGGCGCGCTTCCGACGCGGCGACCTGGTCTAG